In the Leifsonia sp. 466MF genome, one interval contains:
- a CDS encoding NACHT domain-containing protein, with protein sequence MDYNLDSLGPRNFEHLTQALLARKIGPKLSVFGDGPDGGREAIWNGEAPSFGRSNDWNGYGVLQAKFKVHTSDVSANLTWLKSVVRKEISEWTRPDSKRYEKPEYLLFVTNVRLSSVPGAGKDDIRAELSRLVSEADLPIKEVQLWDYHELITQLDDAEDIRRRYAAFLTPGDVIAAMLSQVDDTERTLGEALTGYTARLLIDENIINLTQAGTSGDGRVTMGDVFVDLPASLPPQPWATVDTSESDDLADSVTDDEDDEDVDPSEYFDIAETDRERARERSGIVTYLVNEFNRGADAIGGDRRSSNRTVLVGGPGQGKSTVTQWLAQLFRAEFLRGSSVEVADVRDTAARVEARRQKLGLPEIRARRWPVRIVLSELADHLAESPKDSLLHYVASRVSDRSSVPVDSMMVRRWLQRYPWLLLIDGLDEVPASSNREQVMTAIRDFFIDVAGLGADVAAVATTRPQGYGEEFSPNEYQHFELSALTVTEAISYAEGLVSLRMGEGTTNAEKVMERLRRASREEHTSRLFESPLQVTILEVLLEKLGKAPNDRSRLYSAYYNVISEREQEKSGELSELVQRYESDVVYLHRRIGFELQTRGAAVGETTSSLTIDEFNLFLTERFREQGHEPVEAAALVDDFTRLVTDRLVFLAKLQADRIGFELRSLQEFMAAEYLVNLPETDVIGEIEARARTPYWRNVVLFAIGSVFAHKEHLRAEIVLSCERLNIDDKTTQLMLPGADLAIDILRDGSCLSMPRYARGLVQNALRALSQARSVDVRQLLFLASTDYASLLWDELESVNAMSAVHSINRVALLAMIRSEHADRADKAMRRIFDEADPHLRAALIEWAWDTWDSGMGEVVGNCFLTAPPTMFYEERARLGTRSILRSHETPSPEWMRNLSVLSGANIRDRPDFGSPRSKESAVTVFFYPLGGNTEAWQWLAGIESDDYEWRASIEIAKFAANPSSSSLADALEAFSASDNDSAPQVTPWPFVACAQYADRIAATTSTSRTTALLQLAAASRRGELGEVDHWYAAQNEWGAVFPVTEAFVSSLAKSPSGTPLWPFVPGEGYAHEGFTFLAGTPTDAAELDQQVRIVRAFAARGTAEQALGHVAVFLASLIASARLEDPTLLTPELRNELFELVSPIAADSVLGPHWLPWINLAEPSHDRPSGDLIRSLGARDWYSRYMDEAHADFLLGRLDEATEAAGALRLALHSKPSLIVTCERAVLKSAMASRPDLSYGIVAEACAVVDSSLEALWSGSLDSHLRAIACSDDRVFGAMWFLRVLDDDELPNGVHIAARTSFVAADANPRIAERMYEVAERLRLE encoded by the coding sequence GGTCCAATGATTGGAACGGTTACGGAGTCCTGCAGGCTAAGTTCAAAGTCCACACGTCAGATGTGAGTGCCAACCTAACCTGGCTCAAGTCCGTCGTGCGCAAAGAGATTTCTGAGTGGACACGCCCCGATTCGAAGCGCTACGAAAAGCCCGAATACTTGCTGTTCGTTACGAACGTAAGGCTTTCTTCCGTGCCCGGGGCGGGTAAGGACGATATCCGAGCAGAACTATCACGCCTCGTTTCTGAGGCCGACCTACCGATCAAAGAAGTTCAACTTTGGGATTACCACGAGCTGATCACTCAGCTCGACGATGCAGAAGACATTCGCCGGCGCTATGCTGCCTTCCTTACGCCCGGAGACGTTATCGCGGCGATGCTGTCGCAAGTAGATGATACCGAGCGCACGCTCGGAGAGGCATTGACCGGCTACACCGCACGGCTGCTCATCGACGAGAACATCATCAATCTCACACAGGCTGGGACCTCCGGAGATGGTCGAGTGACCATGGGTGACGTCTTTGTGGATCTCCCAGCAAGTCTGCCCCCTCAGCCTTGGGCCACCGTGGATACTAGCGAATCTGATGACCTTGCCGATTCTGTCACGGACGACGAAGACGACGAGGATGTGGACCCCTCCGAATACTTCGACATCGCTGAAACTGACCGGGAGAGGGCGCGGGAGCGTTCGGGGATTGTTACGTACCTGGTGAATGAGTTCAACCGGGGAGCGGATGCTATTGGCGGCGACAGGCGGAGTTCCAACCGTACGGTGCTGGTAGGAGGTCCCGGGCAAGGAAAGAGCACTGTTACGCAATGGCTCGCTCAGCTTTTCCGTGCCGAGTTCCTCAGAGGTTCGAGCGTCGAAGTCGCTGATGTCAGGGATACCGCTGCAAGAGTAGAGGCAAGACGCCAGAAACTCGGTCTACCCGAGATTCGAGCGCGTAGGTGGCCAGTCCGTATAGTCCTCTCTGAGCTCGCTGACCACCTTGCCGAAAGCCCGAAGGACTCCCTACTTCATTACGTCGCGTCGCGGGTATCCGACAGGTCTTCGGTTCCCGTTGATTCCATGATGGTGCGGAGGTGGCTGCAGAGATATCCGTGGCTCCTTCTCATTGACGGGTTGGATGAAGTGCCCGCGTCCAGTAACCGCGAACAAGTCATGACCGCTATCCGAGATTTCTTCATCGATGTGGCGGGGCTGGGAGCGGACGTCGCCGCAGTGGCGACCACGCGCCCCCAAGGTTACGGCGAGGAGTTCTCGCCGAACGAATACCAACATTTCGAGCTCAGCGCGCTCACCGTCACCGAAGCCATCTCGTATGCGGAAGGTCTCGTCTCACTCAGGATGGGAGAGGGCACAACCAATGCCGAAAAAGTGATGGAGCGGCTCAGGCGCGCCAGTAGGGAAGAGCACACGTCGCGACTATTTGAGTCGCCACTGCAGGTCACGATCTTGGAGGTTCTGCTGGAGAAACTCGGCAAGGCACCCAATGATCGCTCGCGTCTATATTCGGCGTACTACAACGTGATTTCGGAACGCGAGCAAGAGAAGAGCGGCGAGCTAAGCGAACTGGTGCAGCGCTATGAGTCCGATGTGGTTTATCTCCATCGACGAATCGGATTCGAACTCCAAACGCGTGGAGCGGCCGTTGGAGAAACCACCTCTTCGTTGACGATCGACGAGTTCAATCTCTTCCTGACCGAACGATTCCGAGAGCAAGGGCACGAGCCGGTGGAGGCGGCTGCCCTCGTCGATGACTTCACGCGCCTCGTTACAGATCGACTGGTATTTCTCGCGAAACTTCAAGCCGACCGCATCGGTTTCGAGTTGCGAAGCCTTCAAGAATTTATGGCTGCCGAGTATCTGGTGAACCTTCCCGAAACCGATGTCATTGGTGAGATTGAAGCGCGTGCAAGGACGCCCTATTGGCGGAATGTCGTTCTTTTCGCGATCGGAAGCGTCTTTGCCCACAAGGAGCATCTGAGAGCTGAAATTGTCCTGTCTTGCGAGCGCCTCAATATTGACGACAAGACCACCCAGCTCATGTTGCCTGGAGCCGACCTCGCGATCGATATTCTGCGCGATGGTAGCTGCCTGTCGATGCCAAGGTACGCCCGGGGTCTTGTCCAGAATGCACTTCGGGCGCTGTCGCAGGCGAGGAGCGTCGACGTTAGACAGCTGCTCTTCTTGGCCTCCACCGACTACGCCAGCCTCCTTTGGGACGAGCTGGAATCGGTGAACGCAATGAGCGCCGTGCACTCTATTAACCGGGTCGCACTGCTGGCCATGATTCGTAGTGAGCACGCCGACCGCGCGGATAAAGCCATGCGAAGAATCTTCGATGAGGCGGATCCTCATTTGCGGGCGGCGCTGATCGAATGGGCCTGGGACACTTGGGACTCAGGAATGGGAGAAGTAGTGGGGAACTGCTTCCTTACTGCCCCGCCAACAATGTTCTACGAGGAACGCGCTCGACTGGGTACAAGGTCAATCCTGCGCAGCCACGAAACGCCCTCGCCTGAGTGGATGCGAAACCTCTCCGTTCTTTCGGGAGCCAACATCCGCGATCGCCCTGACTTCGGCAGCCCTCGCTCGAAGGAGTCAGCCGTAACGGTCTTCTTCTACCCGCTCGGAGGAAACACGGAGGCATGGCAGTGGCTCGCCGGGATTGAGTCAGACGACTACGAATGGCGCGCGTCCATCGAAATCGCGAAGTTCGCCGCTAATCCATCGAGCTCAAGTCTTGCCGATGCTCTGGAGGCTTTCAGTGCTAGCGATAATGACAGCGCACCCCAGGTCACCCCCTGGCCGTTCGTGGCATGCGCCCAGTACGCCGACCGGATTGCTGCCACGACTTCGACATCTCGCACAACTGCGCTTTTGCAGCTTGCCGCGGCGTCTCGTCGCGGCGAACTAGGCGAAGTCGACCATTGGTACGCGGCGCAGAACGAGTGGGGCGCCGTGTTTCCGGTGACCGAAGCTTTCGTGTCGAGTCTCGCTAAATCCCCGTCGGGCACGCCGCTCTGGCCGTTCGTCCCAGGGGAAGGTTACGCGCACGAAGGGTTTACATTTCTCGCGGGCACCCCGACTGATGCAGCGGAACTCGATCAACAGGTGAGGATAGTCCGCGCCTTCGCCGCCCGGGGGACTGCCGAGCAAGCCTTGGGTCACGTCGCCGTATTTCTGGCAAGCCTTATTGCGAGCGCGCGCCTCGAGGATCCCACGTTGCTCACACCAGAGTTGCGCAACGAGCTGTTTGAGCTGGTGAGTCCAATCGCTGCGGATTCGGTTCTTGGACCACATTGGCTCCCGTGGATTAACCTCGCCGAGCCCTCCCACGATCGGCCCAGTGGCGATCTCATCCGTTCTCTTGGTGCTCGCGATTGGTACTCGCGTTACATGGACGAAGCCCATGCCGATTTCTTGCTCGGCCGACTAGACGAGGCGACTGAGGCGGCGGGTGCCTTGCGGCTAGCGCTTCACTCGAAGCCGAGTCTGATTGTCACGTGTGAGCGGGCAGTACTGAAAAGTGCGATGGCTTCGAGACCGGATCTTTCGTACGGCATCGTCGCGGAAGCGTGCGCCGTAGTGGACAGTTCGCTTGAAGCGCTCTGGTCAGGTTCGCTCGATTCGCATCTCCGCGCGATCGCCTGTTCTGACGATCGCGTCTTCGGTGCAATGTGGTTTCTGCGAGTGCTAGATGACGACGAACTACCTAATGGCGTCCATATCGCCGCGCGGACTTCGTTTGTCGCCGCGGATGCCAACCCGCGAATCGCTGAGAGAATGTACGAAGTCGCTGAAAGGCTAAGACTCGAGTAG